The Saccharomonospora glauca K62 genome has a segment encoding these proteins:
- a CDS encoding IclR family transcriptional regulator — protein sequence MESGSGRAAHHVQSLERGLAVIKAFGAGTPRLTLSDVARTTGLTRAAARRFLLTLADLGYVRSDGRYFGLTAKVLELGYAFLSSLSLPEVVQPHLERLSAEVRESCSMSVLDGTDIVYVARVAVSRIMTVSIDVGTRFPAHATSMGRVLLAGLDEDALRAYLDAATFDRLTPRTITSASALRAELDVVRERGWALVDQELEEGLRSVAVPLHDKNGKVVAAVNISTHASRTSPEEVRTGLLPRLRETAERIEAELAVAPAARVS from the coding sequence ATGGAGTCGGGCAGCGGTCGGGCCGCACATCACGTGCAGTCGCTGGAGCGAGGGCTGGCCGTGATCAAGGCGTTCGGGGCGGGGACACCGCGGCTCACGCTCAGTGACGTGGCGAGGACGACCGGGCTCACGCGGGCCGCCGCCCGCCGCTTCCTGCTGACTCTCGCCGACCTCGGCTACGTCCGTTCGGACGGTCGGTACTTCGGCCTCACCGCCAAGGTGCTCGAACTCGGCTACGCGTTCCTGTCGAGTCTGTCCCTGCCCGAGGTGGTGCAGCCGCATCTCGAACGGCTGTCGGCGGAGGTGCGGGAATCCTGCTCGATGTCGGTGCTCGACGGCACCGACATCGTCTACGTCGCCAGGGTCGCCGTGTCGCGCATCATGACCGTGAGCATCGACGTGGGAACACGGTTTCCCGCCCACGCCACGTCGATGGGGCGCGTGCTGCTGGCGGGGCTCGACGAGGACGCGCTCCGCGCGTACCTGGACGCGGCGACGTTCGACCGACTGACCCCGCGCACCATCACCTCGGCCTCGGCGTTGCGCGCCGAGCTCGACGTGGTGCGCGAACGGGGTTGGGCGTTGGTCGACCAGGAATTGGAGGAGGGGCTGCGGTCGGTGGCCGTTCCCCTCCACGACAAGAACGGCAAGGTGGTGGCTGCCGTGAACATCTCGACGCACGCGAGTCGCACTTCCCCGGAGGAGGTGCGCACCGGTCTGTTGCCCCGCTTGCGGGAGACGGCCGAACGCATCGAGGCCGAGCTGGCCGTCGCTCCCGCGGCGCGGGTGTCATGA
- a CDS encoding nucleotidyltransferase family protein, which translates to MRTAGLLLAAGAGRRFGRPKALVEVDGEALVTRAVRVLAEGGCDPVVVVLGARADDVRTLLPGRVTTVNVPDWQEGMSASLREGLRTLAHLVPVPDAVLVHLVDLPGVGADVVSRLRATAGPESVARATYGGVPGHPVLLGRRWWADVADVTRGDVGAREWLRGRSDLQLVECGDLSEGTDVDSPADLPGRRADEG; encoded by the coding sequence ATGAGGACCGCGGGGCTGTTGCTGGCCGCCGGGGCCGGGCGCCGGTTCGGCAGGCCCAAGGCACTCGTCGAGGTCGACGGCGAGGCACTGGTGACCCGTGCCGTTCGGGTGCTGGCCGAGGGTGGCTGCGATCCCGTCGTCGTCGTGTTGGGCGCGCGAGCCGACGACGTGCGCACGCTGCTGCCGGGTCGGGTCACGACGGTGAACGTGCCGGACTGGCAGGAGGGCATGAGCGCCTCCCTGCGGGAAGGCCTGCGGACGTTGGCGCACCTCGTGCCGGTGCCGGACGCGGTCCTGGTCCATCTGGTGGATCTCCCCGGTGTCGGGGCGGACGTCGTCTCCCGCCTGCGCGCCACGGCGGGGCCGGAGTCCGTGGCCCGTGCCACCTACGGGGGCGTGCCGGGACACCCGGTGCTGCTCGGCCGCCGGTGGTGGGCCGACGTCGCCGACGTCACGCGCGGCGACGTCGGCGCGCGCGAGTGGTTGCGGGGTCGATCCGACCTCCAGCTCGTGGAGTGCGGCGATTTGTCCGAGGGTACCGACGTCGACTCGCCGGCCGATTTGCCGGGCAGGAGAGCGGACGAAGGATGA
- a CDS encoding AAA family ATPase, translating to MTADSSGGPGTEGTLPETPDDLAKILERSGYLADTGVATAAFLALRMRRPLFCEGEPGTGKTSLAVALAEALDLPLIRLQCHEGIDAGQALYEWDFPRQLLHLRALEAAEGGRLDAATAEQSLYTERFLLARPLLRALTSAPCVLLIDEIDRADDEFEAFLLQLLDENAVTIPEYGQVRAEIPPLVVLTSNRTREVHDALKRRCLYHWVEHPDLDREIAILRRRVPGLGDRLSRQIAEAVQRLRTLELLKPPGVAEAIDWAQALTALGRDELDAASAAVTLGAVLKYSEDLDRVRAALDSLLG from the coding sequence GTGACAGCCGACAGCAGCGGAGGCCCCGGCACGGAAGGCACGTTGCCGGAGACACCCGACGACCTCGCCAAGATCCTCGAACGGTCGGGCTACCTCGCCGACACGGGCGTGGCCACGGCTGCGTTCCTGGCCCTGCGCATGCGGCGGCCACTGTTCTGCGAGGGGGAACCGGGCACCGGGAAGACGTCGCTGGCGGTGGCGCTGGCGGAGGCGCTCGACCTGCCGTTGATCCGGTTGCAGTGCCACGAGGGCATCGACGCGGGACAGGCGTTGTACGAGTGGGACTTTCCCCGGCAATTGCTGCACTTGCGGGCGCTGGAGGCGGCCGAGGGCGGGCGATTGGACGCCGCCACCGCGGAGCAGTCCCTCTACACGGAGCGGTTCCTTCTGGCTCGGCCGTTGTTGCGAGCGCTCACCTCCGCGCCGTGTGTGCTCCTGATCGACGAGATCGACCGCGCCGACGACGAGTTCGAGGCGTTTCTGTTGCAGTTGCTCGACGAGAACGCCGTCACGATTCCCGAGTACGGTCAGGTGCGGGCCGAGATCCCACCGCTGGTGGTGCTCACCTCCAACCGCACCCGCGAGGTCCACGACGCGCTCAAGCGCCGCTGCCTCTACCACTGGGTGGAGCATCCGGACCTCGACCGCGAGATCGCGATCCTGCGGCGCCGGGTCCCCGGTCTCGGCGATCGGCTGTCCCGGCAGATCGCCGAGGCGGTGCAGCGGTTGCGCACCCTGGAGCTGCTCAAACCGCCCGGCGTGGCCGAGGCGATCGACTGGGCGCAGGCCCTGACGGCCCTGGGCAGGGACGAACTCGACGCCGCCTCCGCCGCCGTCACGCTCGGGGCCGTGCTGAAGTACAGCGAGGACCTCGACCGCGTGCGGGCCGCGCTCGACTCGCTGCTGGGTTGA
- a CDS encoding vWA domain-containing protein codes for MDTRAPLDSARDPLPGLVGFAAALREAGVRCDAHRVRAYLDAVERVDVADPRQLYWAGRVALCSEPDDLPRYDEAFAAWFRDEPPVRRRNTVPVPMRPRIAALVTQPSGTGEGEGTDERLSVAAGDAEVLRHRDLSELTKAERRHLRELLDTLRPELARRPSLRYRTARRGRLDASRTLRAMLADGGEPGRLVRAARRTRPRRTVLLVDVSGSMKPYADALLRFAHVVARAEPSAVEVFTLGTRLTRVTRQLRQRDPERAMLDAAGAVADFAGGTRLGETLRVFLDRWGQRGMARRATVVVFSDGWERGDARLLGEQAARLRRLAHRVFWVNPHAGHAGYEPVQSGIAAVLPHVDRLLAGHSLATLERLLREIAHA; via the coding sequence ATGGACACGCGGGCTCCGCTCGACTCGGCGCGTGACCCGCTACCCGGTCTGGTCGGGTTCGCGGCGGCGTTGCGGGAGGCCGGGGTGCGTTGCGACGCGCACCGGGTGAGGGCCTATCTCGACGCGGTGGAGCGCGTGGACGTCGCCGATCCTCGGCAGCTCTACTGGGCGGGCAGGGTCGCCCTGTGCTCCGAACCCGACGACCTGCCCCGCTACGACGAGGCGTTCGCCGCCTGGTTCCGCGACGAACCGCCCGTGCGGCGACGCAACACCGTGCCGGTGCCCATGCGGCCGCGGATCGCGGCCCTCGTGACGCAGCCGTCGGGAACCGGCGAGGGGGAGGGAACGGACGAGCGGTTGAGCGTGGCCGCCGGTGACGCCGAAGTCCTGCGGCACCGCGACCTGTCCGAACTCACCAAGGCCGAACGACGCCACCTCCGCGAACTGCTGGACACGTTGCGCCCTGAGCTCGCGCGCCGGCCGTCGCTGCGGTACCGGACCGCGCGCCGGGGTCGTCTCGACGCGAGCCGCACGCTGCGGGCGATGCTCGCCGACGGCGGGGAGCCCGGCCGCCTCGTCCGCGCCGCGCGGCGGACGCGTCCTCGCAGGACGGTGCTGCTCGTGGACGTGTCGGGGTCGATGAAGCCCTACGCGGACGCCTTGCTGCGTTTCGCCCACGTCGTGGCGCGGGCGGAGCCTTCCGCCGTGGAGGTCTTCACGTTGGGCACCCGGCTCACCCGCGTGACACGGCAGCTGCGGCAACGGGACCCGGAGCGGGCGATGCTCGACGCCGCGGGCGCGGTCGCCGACTTCGCCGGGGGCACGAGGCTGGGCGAGACGCTGCGCGTGTTCCTCGACCGCTGGGGCCAGCGTGGGATGGCGCGCCGCGCCACCGTCGTCGTCTTCTCGGACGGTTGGGAACGTGGCGACGCCCGCTTGTTGGGTGAGCAGGCCGCCCGGCTGCGTCGTCTCGCCCACCGGGTGTTCTGGGTCAATCCGCACGCCGGGCACGCGGGCTACGAGCCCGTGCAGTCCGGCATCGCCGCGGTCCTGCCCCACGTGGACCGGCTGCTCGCGGGACACAGCCTGGCCACGCTCGAACGACTGCTGAGGGAGATCGCACATGCGTGA
- a CDS encoding XdhC family protein has product MRDVLDELHRRWEAGETVGVGTVVATFSSAPRAPGAAMLVGPEGDVVGSVSGGCVEGAVYELAQQVVRTRTPVLQRYGVSDDDAFAVGLTCGGIIDIFVEHVDRESMPELPELVTSVREGTPVAVATIVEHPDPALLGRRMLVWRDRVAGGFGSARIDDAVADDARGLLASGRTATLHYGPEGQRRGEGMAVFVNSFEPPPRMLVFGAIDFAAAMARMGSFLGYEVTVCDARPVFATKSRFPDADRVVVDWPHRYLAAEAEAGRVDGRTVITVLTHDPKFDVPVLQVALRLDVGYVGAMGSRRTHDDRMRRLREAGMTDAELKRLASPIGLDLGARTPEETAVSIAAEIIALRWGGGGRRLSDLDGRIHAERHR; this is encoded by the coding sequence ATGCGTGACGTGCTGGACGAACTCCACCGCCGGTGGGAGGCGGGGGAGACCGTGGGAGTCGGGACCGTGGTCGCCACCTTCTCGTCGGCACCGCGCGCGCCCGGAGCGGCCATGCTGGTGGGGCCCGAGGGCGACGTGGTGGGCAGCGTCTCCGGAGGCTGTGTCGAGGGCGCGGTGTACGAGCTGGCGCAGCAGGTCGTGCGAACCCGCACGCCGGTGTTGCAACGCTACGGCGTCAGCGACGACGACGCGTTCGCCGTGGGACTCACCTGCGGCGGCATCATCGACATCTTCGTCGAGCACGTCGACCGCGAGTCGATGCCGGAGCTGCCGGAGCTGGTCACCTCGGTGCGTGAGGGCACCCCGGTGGCCGTGGCGACGATCGTCGAGCACCCCGATCCGGCGTTGCTGGGCAGGCGGATGCTGGTGTGGCGGGACCGCGTGGCGGGCGGGTTCGGCTCGGCCCGGATCGACGACGCCGTGGCCGACGACGCGCGGGGACTGCTCGCCTCCGGACGGACGGCGACCCTGCACTACGGCCCCGAGGGGCAGCGGCGAGGCGAGGGCATGGCCGTGTTCGTGAACTCGTTCGAGCCGCCACCCAGGATGCTGGTGTTCGGCGCCATCGACTTCGCCGCCGCGATGGCGAGGATGGGGTCCTTCCTGGGCTACGAGGTCACGGTGTGCGACGCCCGCCCGGTGTTCGCCACGAAGAGTCGCTTCCCCGACGCCGACCGCGTGGTCGTGGACTGGCCGCACCGGTACCTGGCCGCCGAGGCCGAGGCCGGTCGGGTGGACGGCCGGACGGTGATCACCGTGCTGACCCACGACCCGAAGTTCGACGTCCCCGTGTTGCAGGTGGCGTTGCGGCTCGACGTCGGTTACGTCGGCGCGATGGGCTCGCGCCGTACCCACGACGACCGCATGCGCCGGCTGCGGGAGGCGGGCATGACCGACGCCGAGCTGAAACGACTCGCGTCGCCGATCGGGCTCGACCTCGGGGCGCGCACGCCCGAGGAGACCGCCGTGTCGATCGCCGCCGAGATCATCGCCCTGCGCTGGGGCGGTGGCGGGCGCCGGTTGTCCGACCTCGACGGCCGCATCCACGCCGAGCGGCACCGCTGA
- a CDS encoding pyridoxamine 5'-phosphate oxidase family protein, whose product MPDEAVRRELDKPIARELLRTAPLARIAYHGPDGFPRVVPVGFHWDGTHVVICTVPTAAKVAALRADERVALTIDTATEPPRALLLRGTARIEVVDGVPDEYLMANRKTGDPARWRVFEQQVRDLYDRMAKIRVTPVWA is encoded by the coding sequence ATGCCCGACGAAGCCGTCCGGCGAGAGCTGGACAAACCCATCGCGCGGGAGCTGCTGCGCACCGCGCCACTGGCGCGGATCGCCTACCACGGCCCCGACGGATTCCCCCGCGTCGTCCCGGTCGGATTCCACTGGGACGGCACGCACGTCGTGATCTGCACGGTCCCCACCGCCGCCAAGGTCGCCGCGCTCCGCGCCGACGAGCGGGTGGCGCTGACCATCGACACCGCCACCGAGCCACCCCGTGCCCTGTTGCTGCGGGGAACGGCCCGGATCGAGGTTGTCGACGGGGTGCCCGACGAGTACCTGATGGCCAACCGCAAGACCGGTGACCCGGCGCGATGGCGGGTGTTCGAGCAGCAGGTCCGCGACCTCTACGACCGGATGGCGAAGATCCGGGTCACCCCGGTCTGGGCCTGA
- a CDS encoding (2Fe-2S)-binding protein has product MRITVTVDGTRYTDEVEPRTLLVHYLRNQLGKVGTVVGCDTSNCGACTVHLNGQSVKSCSVLAVQADGAEVTTIEGLARDGELHPVQQAFRDNHALQCGFCTPGMIMQALDLLSENPDPDEKAVREGLEGNLCRCTGYQNIVRAVRDAAERMRPGAGPAAERVGETTGTATASSMGGGAE; this is encoded by the coding sequence ATGCGCATCACCGTCACCGTCGACGGAACCCGCTACACCGACGAGGTCGAGCCGCGCACACTTCTCGTTCACTACCTGCGCAACCAGCTCGGCAAGGTCGGCACCGTGGTGGGGTGCGACACCAGCAACTGCGGCGCGTGCACCGTGCACCTGAACGGGCAGAGCGTGAAGTCCTGCTCGGTCCTCGCCGTCCAGGCCGACGGCGCCGAGGTCACGACGATCGAGGGACTCGCGCGCGACGGCGAACTGCATCCGGTGCAGCAGGCGTTCCGGGACAACCACGCGCTGCAGTGTGGTTTCTGTACTCCCGGAATGATCATGCAGGCCCTCGATCTGCTCTCCGAAAACCCCGATCCGGACGAGAAGGCCGTGCGTGAGGGATTGGAGGGCAACCTCTGTCGCTGTACCGGTTACCAGAACATCGTCCGGGCGGTGCGGGACGCGGCCGAGCGGATGAGGCCCGGAGCCGGGCCGGCGGCCGAGCGGGTCGGTGAGACCACGGGCACCGCGACGGCGTCGAGCATGGGTGGAGGTGCCGAGTAA
- a CDS encoding xanthine dehydrogenase family protein molybdopterin-binding subunit produces the protein MTATMEPEIGKARRRKEDARLITGRTRWTDNITLPGMVHFAVLRSPVAHARITRIDTSEAERMPGVVAVYTADDLDPEGAIGMPCAWPITPDMKWPRRPMLAQGTVNYAGEGIAVVVARSPGEAYDALSEIDVEYDELPVVLGLEAAIAEDAPLVHADLGTNRSAVWTFDSAEAGTGDDVEQAIANSEVVLRKRFRQQRLIPSFMEPRSVVVDPTAAQLTMWSATQIPHITKTLAALTLGIPEHQLRVIAPDVGGGFGGKLAVIPEEFLALLIAKKLGRPVKWTESRSESMVAAHHGRDQLQDITICATRDGKLTGLKVELLADMGAYLSLVGPGVPILGAFMFNAIYKIPAYHFTCTNVFTNTTVTDAYRGAGRPEATYAIERMMDELAAELGMDPVELRRKNWITHDEFPYTTVAGLTYDSGNYEAATEKALQLFDYEGLRREQRERRERGDTVQLGIGVSTFTEMCGLAPSRVLGSLDYSAGGWEHASIRMLPTGKVEVITGVSPHGQGHETAWSQIVADRLGVPFEDVEILHGDTQSSHKGLDTYGSRSLAVGGIAVVKAAEKVVAKARRIAAHMMECSEDDLEFSGGTFKVKGTDRSTGIQDIALAVFAAHDLPDDVEPSLDAEATFDPENFSFPHGTHLCAVEVDTETGRVAIRKYVCVDDVGTVVNPLIVEGQVHGGLAQGIAQALFEEAAFDESGTLMSGTFADYLLPSAADLPSFTAERTETPATTNPLGVKGVGEAGTIASTPAVVNAVVDAVRHFGVNDIEMPCTPMRVWRAIHTGERAAGGTGTEAGGGLGSIDAEHGGAQ, from the coding sequence ATGACCGCCACGATGGAACCGGAGATCGGCAAGGCCCGGCGCCGCAAGGAGGACGCGCGGCTGATCACCGGCCGGACCCGCTGGACCGACAACATCACCCTGCCCGGCATGGTGCACTTCGCCGTGCTGCGCAGCCCCGTCGCGCACGCGCGCATCACGCGGATCGACACGTCGGAGGCCGAGCGGATGCCGGGTGTCGTCGCGGTGTACACCGCCGACGACCTCGATCCCGAGGGCGCCATCGGCATGCCGTGCGCGTGGCCCATCACCCCGGACATGAAGTGGCCGAGGCGTCCGATGCTGGCGCAGGGCACCGTCAACTACGCGGGTGAGGGAATCGCCGTCGTCGTGGCGCGCAGCCCCGGCGAGGCGTACGACGCGCTCTCCGAGATCGACGTCGAGTACGACGAGCTGCCCGTGGTGCTGGGGCTGGAGGCGGCGATCGCCGAGGACGCGCCGCTCGTGCACGCCGACCTGGGGACCAATCGCAGCGCCGTGTGGACGTTCGACTCCGCCGAGGCGGGAACGGGCGATGACGTCGAGCAGGCCATCGCGAACTCGGAGGTCGTGCTGCGGAAGCGGTTCCGGCAGCAGCGGCTCATCCCGTCGTTCATGGAACCCCGCTCCGTGGTGGTGGACCCGACGGCCGCGCAGCTCACCATGTGGTCGGCCACCCAGATTCCGCACATCACCAAGACCCTGGCAGCGCTGACGCTCGGTATCCCGGAGCACCAGCTCCGCGTCATCGCCCCCGACGTGGGAGGCGGGTTCGGCGGCAAGCTGGCCGTGATCCCCGAGGAGTTCCTCGCACTGCTCATAGCCAAAAAGCTCGGCAGGCCGGTGAAGTGGACCGAGTCGCGGTCGGAGTCGATGGTGGCCGCACACCACGGTCGCGACCAGCTCCAGGACATCACCATCTGCGCCACGCGGGACGGCAAGCTCACCGGGCTGAAGGTGGAGTTGCTCGCCGACATGGGCGCCTACCTCAGTCTGGTCGGTCCGGGCGTGCCGATCCTCGGCGCGTTCATGTTCAACGCGATCTACAAGATCCCGGCGTACCACTTCACGTGCACGAACGTGTTCACCAACACCACCGTCACCGACGCCTACCGGGGCGCCGGACGGCCGGAGGCCACGTACGCCATCGAACGCATGATGGACGAACTCGCCGCCGAGCTCGGCATGGACCCGGTGGAGTTGCGCCGGAAGAACTGGATCACCCACGACGAGTTCCCCTACACCACCGTCGCGGGGCTGACCTACGACTCGGGCAACTACGAGGCCGCCACCGAGAAGGCCCTCCAGTTGTTCGACTACGAGGGACTGCGCCGGGAGCAGCGCGAGCGGCGGGAACGCGGCGACACCGTGCAGCTCGGTATCGGCGTCTCGACGTTCACGGAGATGTGCGGCCTGGCGCCGTCGCGGGTGCTCGGGTCGCTCGACTACTCGGCGGGTGGCTGGGAGCACGCCTCCATCCGGATGCTGCCCACCGGCAAGGTGGAGGTCATCACCGGGGTGTCGCCCCACGGGCAGGGCCACGAGACGGCCTGGAGCCAGATCGTGGCCGACCGGCTCGGGGTGCCGTTCGAGGACGTGGAGATCCTGCACGGCGACACCCAGTCGTCGCACAAGGGGCTCGACACCTACGGGTCGCGTTCCCTGGCCGTGGGCGGGATCGCGGTCGTGAAGGCCGCCGAGAAGGTCGTGGCCAAGGCCCGTCGCATCGCCGCGCACATGATGGAGTGCTCGGAGGACGACCTGGAGTTCTCGGGTGGCACGTTCAAGGTCAAGGGCACCGACCGGTCCACCGGCATCCAGGACATCGCCCTCGCCGTGTTTGCGGCGCACGACCTGCCGGACGACGTGGAACCGTCGCTCGACGCCGAGGCGACCTTCGACCCGGAGAACTTCTCCTTCCCGCACGGCACCCACCTGTGCGCGGTGGAGGTGGACACCGAGACCGGCCGGGTGGCGATCCGCAAGTACGTGTGTGTGGACGACGTCGGCACGGTGGTCAACCCGCTCATCGTCGAGGGGCAGGTCCACGGCGGACTCGCGCAGGGCATCGCGCAGGCGCTGTTCGAGGAGGCCGCGTTCGACGAGAGCGGCACACTGATGTCCGGCACGTTCGCCGACTACCTGCTGCCCTCGGCCGCGGACCTGCCGTCGTTCACCGCCGAGCGCACCGAGACGCCCGCGACCACCAACCCGCTCGGGGTGAAGGGCGTGGGCGAGGCGGGCACCATCGCCTCCACCCCGGCCGTCGTGAACGCCGTCGTCGACGCGGTGCGGCACTTCGGGGTGAACGACATCGAGATGCCGTGCACGCCCATGCGGGTGTGGCGGGCGATCCATACCGGAGAACGAGCCGCGGGTGGCACCGGCACCGAGGCCGGTGGAGGACTCGGCTCGATCGACGCCGAACACGGAGGTGCGCAGTGA
- a CDS encoding FAD binding domain-containing protein gives MIPAPFDYLAPSTVDEAIRALSEAGEDAKVIAGGQSLLPVLRLRMAAPTTLIDLGRIAELRGVRDDGDAIVIGAMTTHHEVLHDPLIADHAELLAKATATVADPQVRHRGTFGGSLAHADPAGDLLAPTLALGADMVVRGMDGSRTVPAAEFFSDFFTTAMRPDEILVEVRVPKHTGWRAHYEKFNRVAQAWSIVAVAATVRTEGGNIAEARIGLTNMASVPVRARAVEEALVGQPATADAIRAAAERAAEGTSPAADNNADAEYRQHLARVLTGRALTSAVTG, from the coding sequence GTGATCCCGGCCCCGTTCGACTACCTCGCCCCGTCCACAGTGGATGAGGCCATCCGGGCGCTGTCCGAGGCGGGGGAGGACGCCAAGGTCATCGCGGGCGGCCAGAGCCTGCTGCCCGTGCTGCGCCTGCGCATGGCGGCCCCCACCACGTTGATCGACCTCGGCCGGATCGCCGAACTGCGTGGGGTGCGCGACGACGGCGACGCCATCGTGATCGGCGCCATGACCACGCACCACGAGGTGCTGCACGACCCGCTGATCGCCGACCACGCGGAGCTGCTGGCCAAAGCGACGGCTACCGTGGCCGACCCGCAGGTGCGCCATCGCGGCACGTTCGGTGGCTCGCTCGCCCACGCCGACCCGGCCGGTGACCTCCTGGCACCGACCCTCGCGCTGGGCGCGGACATGGTCGTGCGGGGTATGGACGGCTCCCGCACCGTCCCGGCGGCGGAGTTCTTCTCCGACTTCTTCACCACCGCCATGCGTCCCGACGAGATCCTCGTGGAGGTTCGGGTTCCCAAGCACACCGGTTGGCGAGCGCACTACGAGAAGTTCAACCGCGTCGCCCAGGCGTGGTCGATCGTGGCCGTGGCCGCCACCGTGCGGACGGAGGGCGGAAACATCGCCGAGGCGAGGATCGGCCTGACCAACATGGCGTCGGTGCCGGTACGGGCCCGTGCCGTCGAGGAAGCCCTGGTGGGGCAGCCCGCCACGGCCGACGCCATCCGGGCGGCCGCCGAGCGCGCGGCGGAGGGCACCAGCCCCGCCGCCGACAACAACGCCGACGCCGAGTATCGGCAGCACCTTGCTCGGGTACTCACCGGCAGGGCACTCACCTCGGCGGTCACCGGCTGA
- a CDS encoding SRPBCC family protein — translation MRLDHEFTVPAPIDEVWRAVLDPERVAPCMPGATLTSVEGDKFKGTVKVKLGPVSLLYKGSGEFLEKNADERKIVIKASGKDSRGAGTAAATVTVTLTAEGGSTKGAVATDLNVTGKPAQFGRGMISEVGGKILDNFAANLADMLGEASEGKGEDTAAGESKTSEGATAGATTETAGGAGADAATGRPKLESVKPTASTPREAEPIDLVDYAGASVAKRVAPALAALAALFAFLAVRRLLRRR, via the coding sequence GTGCGGCTCGACCACGAATTCACCGTTCCGGCGCCCATCGACGAGGTATGGAGGGCGGTACTGGACCCGGAACGCGTCGCGCCCTGCATGCCGGGGGCGACCCTCACCTCCGTTGAGGGGGACAAGTTCAAGGGCACGGTGAAGGTCAAGCTCGGGCCGGTGTCCTTGCTGTACAAGGGATCGGGCGAGTTCCTCGAGAAGAACGCCGACGAGCGCAAGATCGTGATCAAGGCGTCCGGCAAGGACTCCCGTGGCGCGGGGACGGCCGCGGCCACCGTGACCGTGACCCTCACCGCCGAGGGCGGCTCCACGAAGGGCGCCGTGGCCACCGATCTCAACGTCACCGGCAAGCCGGCGCAGTTCGGTCGCGGCATGATCTCCGAGGTCGGCGGCAAGATCCTGGACAACTTCGCCGCCAACCTCGCCGACATGCTCGGTGAGGCGAGCGAGGGCAAGGGTGAGGACACCGCCGCGGGCGAGTCGAAGACCTCCGAGGGCGCCACGGCGGGAGCCACGACGGAGACCGCCGGAGGAGCCGGGGCGGATGCGGCCACCGGAAGGCCGAAGCTGGAGAGCGTCAAGCCCACGGCTTCCACGCCGAGGGAGGCCGAGCCGATCGACCTGGTCGATTACGCGGGTGCCTCCGTCGCCAAGCGCGTCGCGCCCGCGCTCGCCGCGCTGGCGGCTCTCTTCGCCTTCCTCGCGGTGAGGAGGCTGCTCCGCCGCCGCTGA
- a CDS encoding NAD(P)-binding domain-containing protein — translation MRADHETDVVVIGAGQAGLSSAYFLHRAGLRDDVGFVVLDHGKRAGGAWQYRWPTLRMNRVHGVHDLPGFRLAEIAFEPTDSAAEVMAAYFAEYERVFDLPVRRPVSVRAVHRVPDGRFLVVTSGETWLARGVINATGTWDKPFWPYYPGREEFRGRQLHTADYTGPASMAGADVVVVGGGTSAVQLLVEIAEVAGSTTWATRRPPVFHEGEFTPEYGREVVAEVDRRVREGRPPGSVVGVTGLTLTPEVRAARDAGLLERRPMFARITPHGVWWPDGRWQHADVILWATGFRPALDHLAPLRLRGPGGGIRMNGTRVVGVPRLRLVGYGPSASTVGANRAGREAVRGLLAELGR, via the coding sequence ATGCGGGCTGATCACGAAACCGACGTCGTCGTCATCGGTGCCGGACAGGCGGGACTGTCGTCGGCCTACTTCCTGCACCGTGCGGGCTTGCGCGACGACGTCGGTTTCGTGGTGCTCGACCACGGCAAGCGTGCCGGTGGTGCCTGGCAGTACCGCTGGCCGACGTTGCGGATGAACCGGGTCCACGGTGTCCACGACCTGCCCGGATTCCGCCTCGCCGAGATCGCCTTCGAGCCCACCGACTCCGCCGCCGAGGTGATGGCCGCCTACTTCGCCGAGTACGAGCGCGTGTTCGACCTGCCCGTCCGGCGGCCCGTGAGCGTGCGTGCCGTGCACCGGGTGCCCGACGGCCGGTTCCTCGTCGTCACCTCGGGGGAGACGTGGCTCGCCCGAGGCGTGATCAACGCGACGGGGACCTGGGACAAGCCGTTCTGGCCGTACTACCCCGGCAGGGAGGAGTTCCGGGGGAGGCAACTGCACACCGCCGACTACACCGGGCCCGCGTCGATGGCGGGCGCGGACGTCGTCGTGGTGGGTGGTGGGACGTCGGCGGTGCAGCTGCTCGTGGAGATCGCGGAGGTCGCGGGCAGCACCACCTGGGCCACGCGGCGGCCCCCGGTCTTCCACGAGGGGGAGTTCACCCCGGAGTACGGGCGCGAAGTCGTCGCCGAGGTCGACCGGCGGGTCCGGGAGGGGAGGCCGCCCGGCAGTGTCGTCGGGGTGACCGGGTTGACGTTGACGCCCGAGGTGCGAGCCGCTCGGGACGCCGGGCTGTTGGAGCGGCGGCCGATGTTCGCGCGTATCACCCCGCACGGCGTGTGGTGGCCGGACGGGCGGTGGCAACACGCCGACGTGATCCTGTGGGCGACGGGTTTCCGCCCGGCGTTGGACCATCTGGCGCCGTTGCGGCTACGCGGACCGGGCGGGGGCATCCGGATGAACGGCACGCGAGTGGTGGGTGTGCCGCGACTGCGTCTCGTGGGATACGGTCCGTCGGCGAGCACCGTGGGCGCGAACCGGGCCGGTCGGGAGGCCGTGCGGGGTCTGCTGGCGGAACTCGGTCGATGA